The following is a genomic window from Rhizobium sp. NRK18.
GATCCGGCTGGCGCGCGAAATCTTCCCGCGCATGTCGTTCGATCTCATCTATGCCCGCCCCAACCAGACGGTCAACGCCTGGGAGCAGGAGCTCAGGCAAGCGATTTCCTATGCCGTCGACCATCTGTCGCTCTACCAGCTGACGATCGAGGAAGGCACGCCCTTCTACGGGCTGCACAAGGCCGGCAAGCTGATCGTGCCGGACGGCGACCAGTCGGCCCTGCTCTATGAAGCGACCCAGGCGATCACCGCCGACGAGGGGCTGCCGGCCTACGAGGTTTCCAACCATGCAAGGCCGGGCGCCGAAAGCCGCCACAACCTCACCTACTGGCGCTACGGCGACTATGCCGGCATCGGCCCCGGGGCGCATGGCCGCCTCAAGACCGGCAGCCGCAAGACCGCGACCAGCACGGAGCGCAATCCGGAAGCCTGGCTGCAACTCGTCGAGACGCAGGGCCACGGCATGATCGACCAGGAGCTTCTCGGATACGAGGAGCAGGCCGACGAATTGCTGCTGATGGGCCTGCGCCTGCGCGAAGGTGTCGATCTCGCCCGCTGGCAGATGCTGTCGGGCCGCGATCCCGATCCGAAGCGCGAGGCCACGCTCCTCGAGCACGGCTTCATCGAGCGGATCGGCAATTCGCGCCTCAGATGCACCCCTTCGGGCATGCTGGTGCTCGACGCGGTGGTGGCGGATCTCGCCTGCTGACGCGAAAGGAAGAGGCCGATGCCGGAACAGGATCCCTCGCATAGCGCCGCGCACCAGAGCGTCCCGCCTGCGACGGACAGGCTTACCGCCGTGCTCACCCTCCAGAAGCGCGCGCATCAAGCAGACATGTATCCCGCGCTTCAAACGCGGCGTGATCGCCTGGACAGACTTGACCGCATGCTGGCAGAGCACGGCGAGCGCTTCAGCCGTGCCATCGACGCCGATTTTGGCGGGCGGTCCGGAATTGTCAGCTCGTTGACGGAAATCGTCACCAGCCGGGCTGCGATCCGCCACGCGAAGCGCCACCTGAAGGCCTGGATGAAGCCGCGCAAGGCATCCGTCAGCTGGACGTCTCGGCCGAGCAGGGCCTTTATCCTGACCCAACCGCTCGGCGCCGTCGGCATCATCGGTCCCTGGAACTACCCTTTGCTGCTGCTCCTCGGCCCGCTTGCAGGCGCGTTGGCTGCCGGCAACAGGGCGATGCTGAAGCCCTCCGAGCTCACTCCGGCCTTTGCCGAGGTGCTGAAGGCTGCCGTCGCGGCCACGTTCAGCGAAGGCGAGGTCGCGGTTATCACCGGCGACGTGTCGGTCGCGCAGGCCTTTGCCGCGCTGCCGTTCGATCATCTCGTCTTTACCGGCTCCACGGCGGTCGGACGCAAGGTGGCAGAAGCCGCCGCGCGCAACCTGACGCCGGTTACTCTCGAACTCGGAGGCAAATCCCCGGCCATCGTCGACCGCTCCGCCAACCTCGAACTGGCAGCAGAGCGGATCGCCTGGGGCAAGCTGATCAATTCCGGGCAGACCTGCGTGGCACCCGACTACGCGCTGGTCCAACGCGACGTGCTCGCCGATTTCCTGCAGCTCTTCAAGGCGGAAGTCGCCAGGCAATATCGGACATTCGAGGGCAATCCGGATTATACCAGCATCATCAACGATCGGCATTTCGACCGGCTGAACGGACTTCTCGAGGACGCCCGCGCCATCGGCGGAGAGGTCGAAGTCCTGGGAGACGCACCGTCCCGGGAGCAACGCATATTTCCGCCGGCGATAATCGCCAATGCGAAGCCCGGCATGGCTGTCATGCAGGAGGAGATTTTCGGCCCGATCCTGCCCGTCATTGCCTATGATACCGCCGACGATGCCATCGCTCTGGTCAATGCCGGCGACAGGCCCCTGTCGCTCTACTGGTTTGGAACGGACAAGGCGGTCGAGGAGCGTATCCTCAAGCACACGCTTGCAGGCGGCGTCACCATCAACGGCACGATCCTGCATCTGGCGCAGGACGGACTGCCCTTCGGAGGGGTCGGCGCATCTGGAAACGGCCATTATCACGGCGAGTACGGGTTCAGGGCGCTGTCGAAGGAAAAACCCGTCTTCCGGCAATCCCGTTTGTCGGCAATGCCGCTGCTCTATCCGCCCTACGGCCGCCTCGCCCGCCTCATCATCCGCCTGCTCAACCGCCTTGCCTGACGCCTAACGCCTTGACGGGGACACCGGTACGGCCTTCCCAATGCCATGAGGGACCGCCCTCAAGCCTTCACCGCCGTCACATGCAGCCACTCGGTCGGCAGGCCGTCATAGCCGCCGCCCGCTCTGGCATCGACCTCGATGGCGCCGAGGCCGACTGCCTCATAGGTGCTTTGCAGATATTCCACCGACGGATTGTTGTAGTATCGGCCGAAGCGGTCGATCGTCTCGTCCGCCGCCGTCTTGTAGCTCGCGTAGAACAGGCCGCCGGCCTTCAGCGCCCGCGCGATGCGGCCGATGACATCCGGCAGTCCAGTCCGCGGCACGTGCAGTAGGCAAGCGTTCGCCCAGACCGCGTCGAAACAGGCGACATCCGAAAGAGCGTCGAACGGCAACACGCCCACCGCAACACCCAGCCGCCTCTCGGCTTCGGCGGCCATTTCTGCCGTGCCGTCGGTTGGCCTTACGTCGATCCCGCGCGCCAGCATGTGGGCGCTGTCATGGCCTGCGCCGCAGCCGAGTTCGAGCACGCGGGCGCCTTCCGGCAGGCGGTCGATGAAGGCATCCAGACGCCCAAAGTCGCGCCGTTCCGTATCCGCGGCGTACCGGGCGGCATTCTGTGCGTAGAAGCGGTCGGTTGAATGATCGTCGGTCATCACGCCTTCAATCATATAGAAGCAGTAGCGTCCACAAATCTTGTAGGGCAAGGACAATGTTTGCGAAAGCCGAGCGCTCTGTCCTTCAGACGACACGAAGGTTGCCCAAGATGATGTCGCGGATATAGGATAATCAATGTCCAGGTGAGCGTTGATGGTGGTCTGATGAATAGCCCTTTGAACATCCAGCTCAGCGAACTACGAAAGATCGGGTGGGATGATTGGGATCCAATCGGTATCCGCAGTGTTGAATCGGCAGACTGGAAGACCTGCGCGGCCGACGAATACGATTCCTACCTCCTCCATGTCGTTCATCTCCTGCGTCAGGGAGGCCAACCGAAGGACGCAATTTCATATCTCGACCGAGTCGTAACGGAGCACATGGGGCTCGGGCGTCTGACCGATGAGCGGCACCAGGCGTCAGTGAAGTGTGTTCAAGCGATTTCGGATTATCTCAAGGCGCTCAGCGCGAAAAAATGACGCCCCGGCCCGCATAGCCAATTACCAGATTCCAGCACTTCTTGCGGTCACAACCAAAGAAAAAGGCCGGCGTTTCCGCCGGCCCTTCTGGTCCGCCTATTCGTTGATCAGTCGCTTCAGAAGCTCGATCTCGTGGGACAGCTTCGTGTCTTCCGAAATCAGCTCCTCGATCTTGCGCACCGCGTGCAGCACGGTGGTGTGATCGCGTCCGCCGAACCGGCGGCCGATTTCCGGGAAGGAGCGCGGCGTCAGCGTCTTCGACAGATACATGGCGATCTGGCGCGGCTTGACGATGACGCGGGTGCGGCGGTTGGAGACCAGCTCCTGGCGCGACACGTTGTAATGACGGGCGACGATCCGCTGGATGTCCTCGATGCGCACGCGGCGCGGTTCGCCGGCGCCGACCAGATGGGCGAGCAGCTCATCGACGCGCTCGACCGAGATGTTCGGCTCGAAGGAACGGCGGAACAGGAGCTGGTTGAACGCGCCTTCCAGTTCGCGGCCGCTCGCCGTCACCTTGCGGGCGACATGCGAAAGGATGTCGGCCGGAATGTCGATCGACGGATCTTCCTTGCGGGCGAGCTCCAGGCGGCCTTTCAGCATTTCCAGGCGCATCTCGTAATCGGGTGCTTCCATCTCGATCGCCACGCCGCCCTGCAGGCGGGAGCGAACGCGCGGGTCGAGCGATTCCAGCTCCCACGGCGCGCGGTCGGCGGCGACGACGACCTGCTTGGCGCTGTCGAGCAGCATGTTGAGGAGATGGCAGAATTCGTGCTGGATCGACTTGCCCTGCAGGAACTGCATGTCGTCGATGACGAGAAGGTCGATGTTGCGCAGCGAATCCTTGAGCGACAGCGCGTCATTGTCACGGATCGCCGAGGCGAAGCGCCACATGAAGTATTCCGCCGTCAGATAGACGACGCGGAGCTGCCGCGGGCTGGAAATCGCCGCATTGGCGATCGCCTGCAGAAGATGCGTCTTGCCGAGCCCGACCGACGAATGGATGAACAGCGGGTTGAAGCGGACGGCACTCGCGCCGGCTTCCGCAATCGTGCGGGCGGCGGCAAGGGCGACGCGGTTCGACGCGCCTTCGATGAAGCTGTCGAAGGTATAACGGCTGTCGAGCGGCGAACCGAACAGCGGACCTTGCGTATTGGCCGGGCGCTGCATCTGCGCCTTGAGGGCTGGCACGGCCTGGGCGATCGACTGCGGGCCGGACAGCGTTGTCTGGACCGGCGCATCGGCTCCGGCGGAGGCGGTCTCCTCGGTCGACGGCTTGGCGGCACGGGTCGCGCTGCGCACCATGATCTCGACCTTCAGGATTGCCGGCTCCTCTTCCTGCAGCAGGCTGGTGATGAGATCGAGATAGCGGTTGTTGATCCAGGATTTCAGGAAGGTGGTGGGAACGGAAAGCCTTACGACGCTCTTCGAGACCGAATGCAGCTTCAGACGCCCAAACCAGCTTGCGTAGACGTCGGAGCCGACCTGGGCCTTCAGACGTTTGCTGAAGCGGTCGAACAGCACGTTTTGATCCATGTTGGACCAGCCTCCCGCCGCAGACAGCACTTCCTCGGCATTATCGTTGGAACCGGATGATTTGATTGTAGTCAGCACTTTTTTCCGCCTTTTTTATACAGGCGCCACGTCCCGCTTCGCCGAGCAGGTCTCCGTCGCACCAGTCAGTTCTCAGTCAAGACCTGAAGTTCGCGCCCTCGCATGCGCTTGCCCGGTCACCAAAAAATCGGCCTCCTTCTTTTCTGGCGGAGCCACCCGCCTACGCTTCACACTCTCGAAAAGAGACAAAGACAGAGCGTCCGGAGACCATGCGGACTCCGAGCAAAACCCCTTCTCCTTTCGCGAAAGGCGGAACAGAAAAGCCCCGCAGCAAGTGGGTGCAGAAAATCGCTTGCCGTTGCCAGCAATTTTCATGCCTAACCTTTTGGAGTTGCCCCACCCCTTTGCTGGAAGCCATTTAGGCAAGATCGATGGCCAAGATCAACGGTGAAATTTACGCAAACTTAACGGGCGGCCATTGACTCTGAGGGCGGGGTTTAAAAGGCCGTTTTGGAGCGTTGGAGAATCGCTTTTGAATCAAGGAGATTCAGCTTCAGTGCAGGTCTGCAACACCCGAAATCGAAAAAAAATAAAAATTCGCTTGACTCACTTTGGACGTCATCTTCCGTAGCGTGAGATCGATCCGGCCGTCATATCCTTCTGCAAGCCGTTGATTTTAATGATTTTTTAATGTCACCGCCACGTCACAAGAATGACATATTGACGTATACGGATTTCGACGCCGGAAGAAACACGAAAAGCCCGGCCGAAACGGCCAGGCTTTGTCGAGAGACGAAATGAAGCGTCGAAATTAGGCCGAAAGGGCCTTCACGCGCTGGGCAAGACGCGACACCTTGCGGGATGCGGTGTTGCGGTGCATGACGCCCTTCGATGCGGCGCGCTGCAGTTCCGGCTGGGCGGACTGAAGGGCTGCGAGAGCGTCGGCAGCGTTGCCGGAAGCGATTGCTTCTTCAACCTTGCGGATGAAGGTGCGGACGCGAGAAACGCGGTTCTTGTTGACTGCGGTACGGCCAGCGATCTTGCGGGTCGCCTTCTTTGCCGACTTGGTATTGGCCATGTATGCCTCTCTTCGAAATCAAACAATCCCGTCATCGCCGCGGCCAGTCTGCGGCCATTCCGTGCAACAATGCGGGAGCAAATTTAAGGGAAAGCCTGACGGGCTTCCCAAACCGTGGCGGGCATATAGCTGCAATCGCGCCGGACGTCAACGCGCAAACGGGGTCCGGCGGAAAAGAATCTGCATGCCGCCACCGCTGTTCACCGGTTCTTGAAGTCCGGCTTGCGCTTCTCGGCAAAGGCGCCCATGCCCTCCTTCTGGTCCTCGGTCGCAAACAGCGCATAGAACAGGTTTCGCTCGTAGCGCATGCCTTCGGCGAGCGTCAGCTCGAAGGCATTAGCGACCGCTTCCTTGGCCATCATCACCGAGGGCAGCGAGAAGGAGGCGATCTTTTCGGCGGCGGCCATGGCCTCCTCGATCAGCTTTTCCGGCGCGACGACGCGGGCGACGAGGCCGCAGCTTTCCGCCTCCTTCGCGTCCATCATCCGCCCCGTGAGCACGAGATCCATCGCCTTCGCCTTGCCGACCGAGCGTACCAGGCGCTGCGTGCCGCCCATGCCGGGGATGACGCCGAGCGTGATCTCCGGCTGGCCGAACTTCGCCGTCTCGGAGGCCATGACGATGTCGCACATCATCACGAGCTCGCAGCCGCCGCCAAGCGCATAGCCGGAAACAGCAGCGATCATCGGCTTGCGGGTCGCCGCCACCTTGTCCCAGCCGGCGATGAAGCCGGACTTGTAGATGTCGGGGTATTCGAGCGGCAGCATTTCCTTGATGTCGGCGCCGGCGGCAAAGGCCTTTTCCGAGCCGGTGATCACGATCGCGCCGACCGCGTCGTCGGCGTCGAAGGCGGCCAGCGCCTCGATCATCTCGGAAAGCACCGTCGAATTCAGCGCATTCAGCGCCTGCGGCCGGTTGAGCGTGACGACGCCCACCCTGCCCTTCGTCTCCACGATCAGCGTCTCATAGGCCATGCTCATCTCCCTTTCATCTTGGTCTGCGCGCTATTTCTGGCAGCGCGGGCAATAGAATGTCGAGCGGCCCGCCTGCACGAGCCTCTGTATGGTGCCGCCACAGCCCTCGCGGCGGCAGGGCTCGCCTTCCCGGTCGTAGACGGAGAAGGAGTGCTGGAAATAGCCGAGCGAGCCGTCGGTGCGGATATGGTCGCGCAAGGTCGAGCCGCCGGCGACAATCGCGTCGGCGATGACGGCGCGGATTGCGGCTTCCAGCTCCAGGAGCTTCGCTCCCGGCCGACCGGTCTTCGTCACCAGGCTGCCGGCGGGCTTGAGCGGCGACAGGCCGGCGCGCCAGAGCGCCTCGCAGACATAGATATTGCCAAGCCCGGCGATCACCTTCTGGTCGAGGAGCGCCGATTTCAGTGGCTGCGCCTTGCCGCGGAAGCGGGCGGCGAGATAGTCGGGGTCGAGCGCGTTGCCGGTCGGCTCCGGCCCGAGGTCGCGAAACGCGGGATAGGCCGCCTGATCGGATCGGCGCATCAGGTCCATGAAGCCGAAGCGGCGCGGGTCATTATAGATAACATGCCGGCCTGCGCCCTCGCCTTCGAGATGGAAGACGACGTGGTCGTGCTTTTCGTCCTTGCCGCGCGGATGGTGGAACTCGCCGAGTGTTGCATCGGCGACGCGAAACGAGCCGGACATGCCGAGATGGGCGACCACCGTCAGGTCGTCCTCGAGATCGATCAGAAGGTATTTGGCGCGGCGCGACAGCGAGACGATGCGTTTTCCGGCCACCTGTTCGGCAAAGGCCTCGGGAAAGGGAAAGCGCAGGTCGCTGCGGCGCAGTTCCAGCCGGCCCAGCACGGTGCCCTCCATCACGGGGGCGAGCCCGCGCCTGACGGTCTCCACTTCCGGCAATTCCGGCATCCGGTAACCCTTCGTCGAACTTCCTGTTTCAAGATTTTCCGTTTCCGGCTATAGCAGCGCGGACAGGCTGCGGCAAAGGGTGTTCTCGCCTTCGCCGACACGCCCTATATAAGGTGCGGCAAAGAGATTTCCGCATCCCGTGTTTGAAATGGAGTAAGGCTCATGGCTGAAGGCCGCACGTCCGCCGATGGCGGCATGGCGACATCCTACGGTTTCCGCGACGTTGCGGAAGGCGAAAAGCAGGGCCTCGTCAACGACGTCTTCCACAAGGTCGCCAAGCGCTACGACATCATGAACGACGTGATGTCGGCGGGCCTCCACCGGGTGTGGAAGAACGCCATGGTCGCCGCCCTCACGCCGCGGCCCGATCCGTCCTACCGCGTGCTCGACGTTGCCGGCGGCACCGGCGACATTGCGTTCCGCATCATCGAGGCCTCGAAGCGCCAGGCGCACGCGACCGTCCTCGACATCAACGGCTCGATGCTGGCCGTCGGCGAGGAGCGCGCCGCCAAGAAGGGTCTTTCCGACAATCTCACCTTCGTCGAGGCGAA
Proteins encoded in this region:
- the hemW gene encoding radical SAM family heme chaperone HemW, with protein sequence MALIDAYAGLLPDTGDPGFGVYLHWPFCAAKCPYCDFNSHVRHQPVDQERFAAAFLKEMATMRQMSGPRTVTSIFLGGGTPSLMQPKTVETILDGIAREWHVPGGIEITMEANPSSVEAERFRGYRAAGVNRVSLGVQALNDTDLKFLGRLHDVADALKAIRLAREIFPRMSFDLIYARPNQTVNAWEQELRQAISYAVDHLSLYQLTIEEGTPFYGLHKAGKLIVPDGDQSALLYEATQAITADEGLPAYEVSNHARPGAESRHNLTYWRYGDYAGIGPGAHGRLKTGSRKTATSTERNPEAWLQLVETQGHGMIDQELLGYEEQADELLLMGLRLREGVDLARWQMLSGRDPDPKREATLLEHGFIERIGNSRLRCTPSGMLVLDAVVADLAC
- a CDS encoding coniferyl aldehyde dehydrogenase, translating into MPEQDPSHSAAHQSVPPATDRLTAVLTLQKRAHQADMYPALQTRRDRLDRLDRMLAEHGERFSRAIDADFGGRSGIVSSLTEIVTSRAAIRHAKRHLKAWMKPRKASVSWTSRPSRAFILTQPLGAVGIIGPWNYPLLLLLGPLAGALAAGNRAMLKPSELTPAFAEVLKAAVAATFSEGEVAVITGDVSVAQAFAALPFDHLVFTGSTAVGRKVAEAAARNLTPVTLELGGKSPAIVDRSANLELAAERIAWGKLINSGQTCVAPDYALVQRDVLADFLQLFKAEVARQYRTFEGNPDYTSIINDRHFDRLNGLLEDARAIGGEVEVLGDAPSREQRIFPPAIIANAKPGMAVMQEEIFGPILPVIAYDTADDAIALVNAGDRPLSLYWFGTDKAVEERILKHTLAGGVTINGTILHLAQDGLPFGGVGASGNGHYHGEYGFRALSKEKPVFRQSRLSAMPLLYPPYGRLARLIIRLLNRLA
- a CDS encoding class I SAM-dependent methyltransferase, which produces MTDDHSTDRFYAQNAARYAADTERRDFGRLDAFIDRLPEGARVLELGCGAGHDSAHMLARGIDVRPTDGTAEMAAEAERRLGVAVGVLPFDALSDVACFDAVWANACLLHVPRTGLPDVIGRIARALKAGGLFYASYKTAADETIDRFGRYYNNPSVEYLQSTYEAVGLGAIEVDARAGGGYDGLPTEWLHVTAVKA
- the dnaA gene encoding chromosomal replication initiator protein DnaA; the protein is MDQNVLFDRFSKRLKAQVGSDVYASWFGRLKLHSVSKSVVRLSVPTTFLKSWINNRYLDLITSLLQEEEPAILKVEIMVRSATRAAKPSTEETASAGADAPVQTTLSGPQSIAQAVPALKAQMQRPANTQGPLFGSPLDSRYTFDSFIEGASNRVALAAARTIAEAGASAVRFNPLFIHSSVGLGKTHLLQAIANAAISSPRQLRVVYLTAEYFMWRFASAIRDNDALSLKDSLRNIDLLVIDDMQFLQGKSIQHEFCHLLNMLLDSAKQVVVAADRAPWELESLDPRVRSRLQGGVAIEMEAPDYEMRLEMLKGRLELARKEDPSIDIPADILSHVARKVTASGRELEGAFNQLLFRRSFEPNISVERVDELLAHLVGAGEPRRVRIEDIQRIVARHYNVSRQELVSNRRTRVIVKPRQIAMYLSKTLTPRSFPEIGRRFGGRDHTTVLHAVRKIEELISEDTKLSHEIELLKRLINE
- the rpsT gene encoding 30S ribosomal protein S20; translation: MANTKSAKKATRKIAGRTAVNKNRVSRVRTFIRKVEEAIASGNAADALAALQSAQPELQRAASKGVMHRNTASRKVSRLAQRVKALSA
- a CDS encoding enoyl-CoA hydratase, with product MAYETLIVETKGRVGVVTLNRPQALNALNSTVLSEMIEALAAFDADDAVGAIVITGSEKAFAAGADIKEMLPLEYPDIYKSGFIAGWDKVAATRKPMIAAVSGYALGGGCELVMMCDIVMASETAKFGQPEITLGVIPGMGGTQRLVRSVGKAKAMDLVLTGRMMDAKEAESCGLVARVVAPEKLIEEAMAAAEKIASFSLPSVMMAKEAVANAFELTLAEGMRYERNLFYALFATEDQKEGMGAFAEKRKPDFKNR
- the mutM gene encoding bifunctional DNA-formamidopyrimidine glycosylase/DNA-(apurinic or apyrimidinic site) lyase, with amino-acid sequence MPELPEVETVRRGLAPVMEGTVLGRLELRRSDLRFPFPEAFAEQVAGKRIVSLSRRAKYLLIDLEDDLTVVAHLGMSGSFRVADATLGEFHHPRGKDEKHDHVVFHLEGEGAGRHVIYNDPRRFGFMDLMRRSDQAAYPAFRDLGPEPTGNALDPDYLAARFRGKAQPLKSALLDQKVIAGLGNIYVCEALWRAGLSPLKPAGSLVTKTGRPGAKLLELEAAIRAVIADAIVAGGSTLRDHIRTDGSLGYFQHSFSVYDREGEPCRREGCGGTIQRLVQAGRSTFYCPRCQK
- the ubiE gene encoding bifunctional demethylmenaquinone methyltransferase/2-methoxy-6-polyprenyl-1,4-benzoquinol methylase UbiE, with the translated sequence MAEGRTSADGGMATSYGFRDVAEGEKQGLVNDVFHKVAKRYDIMNDVMSAGLHRVWKNAMVAALTPRPDPSYRVLDVAGGTGDIAFRIIEASKRQAHATVLDINGSMLAVGEERAAKKGLSDNLTFVEANAEELPFEANSFDAYTIAFGIRNVPRIDVALSEAYRVLKRGGRLLVLEFSEVELPLLDRVYDEWSFKAIPKFGKAITGDDEPYQYLVESIRKFPSQKDFAAMIETAGFSRVTFTNYTGGIAALHSGWKL